A genomic window from Sphingomonas taxi includes:
- a CDS encoding Y-family DNA polymerase produces the protein MERRYLALVFPWLPVERLRATRPHLFAGRGETPVAFVETVGNAVRLTATDLAAARIGLEPGLTLADARARVPELEVFPADPHADMDWLERLADGCTRYSPTVALMPPDALVIDIAGCAHAFDGERALAADAEARMARRGILARHAFGDTPEIARALARYAGAPAPDETRAVKRLPVAALELDADATVALTRAGLKTVGDVMARPLAGIAARFGEEAATAVRRLAGDHKAPVKPRVRVAPVAVERRFAEPIARTEYALEVLEDLAADAAGTLAERQQGGRRWEARLFRADGHIQSLRVETGQPTRDVALLMRLFAERIDSLADPLDPGFGYDLVRLDVALAERLDAAQLRLEGGASARETGAGAGQVAQLVDQLSTRLGRGRVRRFGSRDSHIPEQAELMLPATADTPASAWPATEDGEPPLRPIYLFDPPQLIESVMAEVPDGPPHRFRWRRRVHEVARSEGPERIAGEWWRRHDAAIPTRDYYRVEDRRGRRFWIFRHGLHDEQAHPRWYLHGLFA, from the coding sequence GTGGAGCGTCGCTATCTGGCGCTGGTTTTTCCGTGGCTCCCGGTCGAGCGGCTGCGCGCCACCCGGCCGCACCTGTTCGCCGGACGGGGTGAGACGCCGGTCGCCTTCGTCGAGACCGTCGGCAATGCCGTGCGGCTGACCGCGACCGATCTCGCCGCGGCGCGGATCGGGCTGGAGCCGGGGCTGACCCTCGCGGATGCGCGGGCGCGGGTGCCCGAGCTCGAGGTGTTCCCCGCCGATCCGCATGCCGATATGGACTGGCTGGAACGGCTGGCGGACGGCTGCACGCGTTACAGTCCGACGGTGGCGCTGATGCCGCCCGACGCGCTGGTGATCGACATCGCCGGCTGCGCGCATGCCTTTGACGGCGAGCGTGCGCTGGCGGCGGATGCCGAGGCGCGGATGGCGCGGCGTGGCATCCTCGCCCGCCATGCCTTCGGCGACACGCCCGAGATCGCGCGGGCGCTCGCCCGTTATGCCGGCGCGCCGGCGCCCGACGAGACCCGCGCGGTCAAGCGGCTGCCGGTGGCGGCGCTGGAGCTGGATGCGGATGCGACGGTGGCGCTGACCCGGGCCGGGCTCAAGACGGTCGGCGACGTGATGGCGCGGCCGCTGGCGGGGATCGCCGCACGCTTCGGCGAGGAGGCGGCGACCGCGGTGCGTCGGCTGGCGGGCGATCACAAGGCGCCGGTCAAGCCGCGGGTGCGCGTCGCACCGGTCGCGGTCGAGCGCCGCTTCGCCGAGCCGATCGCGCGTACCGAATACGCTCTGGAGGTGCTCGAGGATCTCGCCGCGGACGCTGCCGGGACGCTGGCGGAGCGGCAGCAGGGCGGCCGGCGCTGGGAGGCGCGGCTGTTCCGTGCCGATGGCCATATCCAGTCGCTGCGCGTCGAGACCGGTCAGCCGACGCGCGACGTGGCCTTGCTGATGCGGCTGTTCGCCGAGCGGATCGACAGTCTCGCCGATCCGCTCGATCCGGGGTTCGGTTACGACCTCGTGCGGCTCGACGTCGCGCTCGCCGAGCGGCTCGACGCGGCGCAATTGCGGCTGGAGGGCGGTGCCAGCGCGCGCGAGACCGGCGCCGGGGCGGGGCAGGTCGCACAGCTCGTCGACCAGCTCTCGACCCGGCTCGGCCGCGGCCGGGTGCGGCGCTTCGGATCGCGCGACAGTCATATCCCCGAACAGGCCGAATTGATGCTGCCCGCCACCGCGGACACGCCGGCGAGCGCGTGGCCGGCGACCGAGGACGGCGAGCCGCCGCTGCGCCCGATCTATCTGTTCGACCCGCCGCAATTGATCGAGAGCGTGATGGCCGAAGTGCCGGACGGTCCGCCGCATCGCTTCCGCTGGCGGCGGCGGGTGCATGAGGTGGCGCGGTCGGAAGGGCCGGAGCGGATCGCCGGCGAATGGTGGCGCCGCCACGACGCCGCGATCCCGACGCGCGATTACTATCGCGTCGAGGATCGCCGCGGCCGCCGCTTCTGGATCTTCCGCCACGGCCTGCACGACGAACAGGCGCATCCGCGCTGGTATCTGCACGGGTTGTTCGCGTGA
- a CDS encoding ImmA/IrrE family metallo-endopeptidase codes for MSLVEDGVHLVVLNSAQSRARRAATLMHEIAHIDLDHAPSEVSVSPSGLVLLSDYSADQEDEADWLGGALLLPESALLHHRSRGASIEWIAAEYGVSEPLCTWRCRMTGVEKRMAFKRRA; via the coding sequence ATGAGCCTCGTCGAAGACGGTGTTCATTTGGTCGTGCTCAATTCGGCGCAGAGCCGCGCTCGCAGAGCGGCCACGCTTATGCATGAGATTGCGCATATCGACCTGGACCATGCTCCGTCCGAGGTGAGCGTCTCCCCAAGCGGTCTTGTCCTGCTGTCTGACTATTCTGCGGATCAAGAAGATGAAGCGGACTGGTTAGGAGGCGCTTTACTCCTGCCAGAGTCGGCGCTGCTACATCATCGCAGCCGCGGCGCGTCCATTGAATGGATCGCCGCCGAGTATGGCGTTAGCGAGCCATTGTGCACGTGGCGGTGTCGGATGACGGGCGTCGAAAAGCGTATGGCGTTCAAACGAAGAGCGTAG
- a CDS encoding helix-turn-helix domain-containing protein, with amino-acid sequence MTLPIEELGRLIARKRGGRGIRAAAAEADVSPATLSRVENGNLPDLGTFAKICRWLEVDPAKFLGVERPAGQAATKRAVAHFRKKPTVSAETATSLGALILAAQNARRARSELTSGD; translated from the coding sequence ATGACGCTGCCTATCGAGGAGCTAGGGCGATTAATCGCGCGCAAGCGGGGTGGGCGCGGGATACGCGCTGCGGCCGCCGAGGCTGACGTTAGCCCTGCGACCCTGTCTCGCGTGGAGAACGGCAACCTTCCTGACCTTGGAACCTTCGCGAAGATTTGTCGCTGGCTGGAGGTAGACCCGGCGAAGTTTCTAGGAGTCGAACGTCCTGCGGGGCAAGCGGCGACAAAACGAGCCGTCGCCCATTTCAGGAAGAAGCCCACCGTCTCCGCCGAGACGGCAACCTCGCTGGGCGCATTAATACTGGCAGCGCAAAACGCCCGGCGTGCCCGATCAGAATTGACGAGCGGAGACTAG
- a CDS encoding DUF2188 domain-containing protein, producing the protein MSGKNQYVVRNGGGWGVRGEGNSRLTGSYDTQAAAIARGREIAQNQGAELRIQGRDGQFRESWSYGHDPFPPEG; encoded by the coding sequence ATGAGTGGTAAGAATCAGTATGTCGTTCGGAACGGCGGCGGTTGGGGCGTGCGCGGCGAGGGCAATAGCCGTCTCACCGGCTCATATGACACCCAGGCTGCCGCGATCGCCCGCGGCCGCGAAATTGCCCAGAATCAGGGTGCCGAGCTTCGCATCCAGGGCCGCGATGGCCAGTTCCGCGAGTCGTGGTCCTATGGGCACGACCCGTTCCCGCCCGAGGGCTAA
- a CDS encoding GrlR family regulatory protein — protein sequence MADQLLNGLYKLGLETRSGAEHGVAYLHDGRLRGGDSGIAYLGIYRQDEQEFSADLSLIQHRHVPGAVHAFRLNDVRVELNGVVDDANMVKVQGAILKQLVLFTIRLSQMAD from the coding sequence ATGGCCGACCAGCTGCTCAACGGACTGTACAAGCTCGGCTTAGAGACGCGCTCCGGTGCCGAGCATGGCGTTGCCTACCTGCACGATGGCCGCCTGCGCGGCGGCGACAGCGGTATAGCCTACCTAGGCATCTACAGGCAGGACGAGCAAGAGTTCTCGGCCGACCTTTCGCTTATCCAGCACCGGCACGTACCGGGTGCAGTGCACGCCTTTAGGCTGAACGACGTCCGCGTAGAGCTGAACGGCGTAGTGGACGACGCCAATATGGTTAAGGTGCAGGGAGCAATTCTAAAGCAGCTGGTGCTGTTTACGATACGGCTTTCGCAAATGGCAGATTAG
- a CDS encoding recombinase family protein, whose product MQIVAYLRVSTARQGASGLGLEAQRAAVQGFAAAGGHTIVAELVEVESGSKADRPQLAAALAMCRLHRATLVIAKLDRLARNVAFIANLMDGGVEFVACDMPHANRLTLHLLAAIAEHEREMISQRTKAALAAAKARGVKLGNPMGAGHLKAGAKYAASLSVARRADKVRSNDLAVAGIIAELSAAEHSNDVAIARGLNERGVPSPRGMVWSRGQVARTITRLASYAEPCTVR is encoded by the coding sequence ATGCAGATTGTTGCATACTTACGCGTGTCGACGGCCCGTCAGGGTGCCTCGGGTCTTGGCTTGGAGGCACAGCGCGCCGCCGTTCAGGGGTTCGCTGCCGCTGGCGGTCACACCATCGTGGCTGAACTTGTGGAGGTGGAGTCGGGCAGCAAGGCCGACCGACCGCAACTGGCGGCGGCGCTGGCCATGTGCCGCCTGCATCGTGCGACGTTGGTAATCGCGAAGCTTGATCGGCTGGCGCGCAATGTCGCCTTCATCGCGAACCTGATGGACGGCGGCGTGGAGTTCGTCGCCTGCGACATGCCGCATGCCAACCGGCTGACGCTGCACTTGCTGGCGGCGATTGCTGAGCACGAGCGAGAAATGATTAGTCAACGAACGAAGGCAGCGTTGGCAGCGGCGAAGGCTCGTGGGGTGAAGCTTGGGAATCCGATGGGCGCCGGGCATCTAAAAGCCGGTGCCAAGTACGCCGCTTCTCTGTCAGTGGCGCGGCGAGCGGACAAAGTGCGCAGCAACGATCTTGCCGTTGCAGGAATAATAGCTGAGCTGTCCGCGGCCGAGCACTCTAACGATGTCGCCATCGCTCGCGGGTTGAATGAACGCGGCGTGCCATCTCCCAGGGGTATGGTGTGGTCACGCGGACAGGTTGCGCGTACAATTACTCGGCTGGCTAGTTATGCCGAACCATGTACCGTGAGGTAA
- a CDS encoding HNH endonuclease, producing the protein MDYLIRWKNEDARGSADLISGRWLTVRPTGRDLTHATLIGRNVATSHFHIERDGDALLFRYGGRHAAANKAEGIYRGDMLIDPTKLADTTTISWRQEGSHEFERLPVAVRALAVKEGSRRARTGTAPSRSGLLARMKRAEAQAGGALKCDACGFTGHDAYGDAIGSCFDVHHRHHLADGERTNGLDDLALLCACCHRAVHALGDIPFSEFSSLFSKT; encoded by the coding sequence ATGGATTACCTGATCCGGTGGAAGAATGAGGATGCGCGCGGCTCGGCGGACCTGATTAGTGGCAGGTGGCTTACAGTTCGCCCAACCGGTCGTGACCTGACCCACGCGACCCTGATCGGCCGTAACGTTGCCACTTCCCATTTTCATATCGAGCGTGACGGAGATGCGCTGCTGTTTAGATATGGGGGCAGGCATGCAGCCGCGAACAAGGCCGAGGGAATTTACCGCGGCGATATGCTGATTGATCCCACGAAGCTTGCTGACACGACGACTATTTCTTGGCGCCAAGAGGGGAGTCACGAATTTGAACGTTTGCCTGTGGCGGTACGAGCTTTAGCAGTGAAGGAGGGATCACGCAGGGCGCGAACAGGAACCGCCCCATCGAGGAGTGGACTGCTTGCCCGGATGAAGAGAGCCGAGGCACAAGCCGGGGGAGCACTGAAATGTGACGCCTGCGGTTTCACCGGTCATGATGCGTATGGGGACGCGATCGGGAGCTGCTTCGACGTGCACCACCGCCATCACCTTGCTGACGGTGAGCGCACAAACGGATTAGACGATCTCGCCCTGCTATGTGCCTGTTGCCATCGTGCAGTGCACGCGCTGGGCGACATTCCGTTTTCCGAGTTTTCCTCATTGTTCAGCAAAACTTGA
- a CDS encoding DEAD/DEAH box helicase family protein, with protein sequence MKFIFENDLPHQRAAIDAAIGVFGDTIAGSQATFSVAPLEIVGKMELAETGVGISNVCSLEGEDWLPHIQAVQQANALEPDDAFDSPDFTIEMETGTGKTYVYLRTIIELNRRHGFTKFVIVVPSVAIREGVRKSIQQTREHFASQFDGIRLKDFVYDRTKLGRVRAFATAADIQVMIVTIQSINSANNVFYDPNQEALGDQAAADWVAKTRPILIVDEPQSVEGGLKGAGRKALAAMNPLAMFKYTATPVNVVHTLYRLDAFDALQLGLVKRIWVDGASIRDATNSPFVRLVDVEARKGHAPRARIEIHKQFANGPKSELVWAHDGDALKQLSGGRALYDGLEIGHLDAGTKTMQLMLPGDIRVMSCGDAHGDSTGDSLAAAMVARTIEHHFRTELRNRPLGIKTLSLFFVPTVADYRIYTDEGPKMGPLVKIFEREYRKLAARPEFKTLFVTTPANPESAHGGYFSQDKHSVTPFDDREFSKSTGDDKIEERTFDLIMRDKEKLLDEAVPLRFIFSHSALREGWDNPNVFQICALREIGSERSRRQSIGRGLRLPVDNNGLRRRDEGIARLTVIADTDYATYADELQIELEKETKRPFGRASIEVLARLYYPTAGSNDPKVLGVKEARAVFTGWEEAGLVDALGRLTDAMRKAVAAKTVPLPASLGPEARLAITALLDRLSAKLIFNTENKILVERREDVIASEVFRNLWAKVSARTRYHLKFTDEDLTAKAVEYLQKMPDPATARVTWASAELIIARDGVGTKKGAVAAPRHIEHFAGPLPDILSEISTRVGLPRKIVAQILVRSDRLLWAKTNPSAFVELAHKAIKLARRDVLTQGITYERTGDQYDQSLFAQFEADADDLIAVEHSPMTYIRVDSNTIERPIADTLDHAELVGLFAKLPPDFKIETPLGTYNPDWAVTSMAAGPAMHLVSESKSDFTTLRDDEKAKIQCGVAHFQAIGVEYVKAVSAEEILAKFTQEKS encoded by the coding sequence ATGAAATTTATCTTCGAGAACGACTTGCCACACCAGCGCGCTGCGATCGACGCGGCGATTGGGGTATTTGGCGATACGATCGCCGGGTCACAAGCAACTTTCTCCGTCGCGCCTCTCGAAATCGTTGGGAAGATGGAGCTAGCCGAGACAGGCGTCGGCATTAGCAACGTTTGCTCTCTAGAGGGTGAAGACTGGCTGCCGCACATACAGGCAGTGCAGCAGGCGAATGCGTTGGAGCCGGACGACGCATTCGATAGCCCGGACTTCACGATAGAAATGGAGACCGGCACCGGCAAAACCTACGTCTATTTACGCACGATTATTGAATTAAACCGTCGACACGGCTTTACTAAATTCGTCATCGTCGTGCCGTCCGTTGCAATCCGAGAAGGCGTTAGAAAATCAATTCAGCAGACTCGCGAACACTTTGCTAGTCAATTTGACGGTATCCGGTTGAAGGATTTTGTCTATGATCGGACGAAGTTAGGACGGGTCCGCGCATTCGCAACGGCCGCTGATATCCAAGTGATGATCGTCACCATCCAGTCGATTAATAGCGCCAACAACGTCTTCTACGACCCAAACCAAGAAGCGCTAGGCGACCAGGCTGCGGCTGACTGGGTAGCGAAAACTCGCCCTATTTTGATTGTTGACGAACCGCAGTCGGTTGAGGGCGGTTTAAAGGGTGCTGGTCGCAAAGCGCTAGCGGCAATGAACCCCCTCGCGATGTTCAAATATACCGCAACCCCAGTGAATGTCGTCCATACACTTTACCGACTCGATGCGTTCGATGCGTTGCAACTCGGCCTCGTTAAACGCATCTGGGTCGATGGCGCAAGCATAAGGGATGCGACGAACAGCCCCTTCGTTCGGTTAGTCGACGTTGAGGCGCGCAAAGGTCACGCGCCGCGGGCTCGCATCGAGATTCACAAGCAGTTCGCCAACGGTCCAAAGTCAGAGCTGGTTTGGGCGCATGACGGCGACGCGCTCAAACAGCTTTCGGGAGGCCGCGCGCTTTATGACGGGCTAGAGATCGGTCACCTCGACGCGGGCACAAAAACGATGCAGCTGATGCTACCGGGCGATATTCGCGTTATGTCATGCGGTGACGCCCACGGCGATAGCACCGGCGACAGCCTGGCCGCAGCGATGGTTGCGCGCACGATCGAACATCACTTCAGGACTGAGTTGCGTAATCGTCCGCTCGGTATTAAAACGCTTTCGCTTTTCTTCGTCCCGACAGTGGCGGATTACCGCATATACACCGACGAGGGGCCGAAGATGGGGCCACTTGTGAAGATTTTCGAGCGCGAATACCGCAAGTTGGCCGCCCGGCCAGAGTTTAAGACGCTGTTCGTAACAACTCCCGCCAACCCGGAATCCGCGCATGGAGGCTACTTTAGCCAAGACAAGCACTCGGTGACACCGTTCGACGACAGAGAATTTTCGAAGAGCACGGGCGACGACAAGATCGAAGAGCGCACTTTTGATCTCATCATGCGCGATAAAGAGAAGCTGCTCGACGAAGCAGTGCCCCTTCGCTTCATTTTTAGCCATTCTGCCCTACGCGAGGGCTGGGACAATCCAAACGTGTTCCAAATCTGCGCGCTGCGCGAGATAGGCAGCGAACGCTCGCGGCGTCAGTCTATCGGTCGCGGCCTGCGCTTGCCGGTCGACAACAATGGACTGCGTCGTCGCGATGAAGGTATCGCGCGCCTGACGGTGATTGCAGACACCGATTATGCCACCTATGCCGACGAGCTGCAGATTGAACTGGAGAAGGAGACAAAACGTCCGTTTGGACGTGCCAGCATTGAAGTGCTCGCGAGGCTCTACTACCCAACTGCCGGATCAAACGATCCCAAAGTCCTCGGCGTTAAAGAGGCGCGCGCAGTCTTCACTGGATGGGAGGAAGCGGGGCTGGTTGATGCACTAGGGCGTCTTACAGACGCCATGCGCAAAGCAGTGGCGGCGAAAACGGTGCCCTTGCCCGCGAGCCTTGGACCCGAAGCACGTTTGGCAATTACCGCTTTACTTGATAGGCTCAGCGCCAAGTTAATCTTCAACACTGAGAACAAAATCCTGGTCGAGCGACGTGAAGACGTAATCGCGTCGGAGGTTTTTCGTAATCTATGGGCCAAGGTGTCGGCGCGGACTCGGTATCATCTCAAATTTACTGATGAAGATTTAACTGCGAAGGCGGTCGAGTATCTGCAGAAGATGCCCGATCCAGCAACGGCGCGAGTCACCTGGGCAAGTGCGGAATTGATAATTGCGCGTGACGGCGTGGGCACTAAAAAGGGGGCCGTCGCAGCTCCCCGCCATATCGAGCATTTTGCTGGGCCGCTGCCTGATATTTTGTCTGAAATATCGACACGTGTAGGCCTACCCCGCAAGATTGTGGCACAAATCCTTGTCAGGTCCGATCGGCTCCTTTGGGCAAAGACTAATCCTTCGGCCTTCGTAGAATTGGCGCATAAGGCGATCAAGCTAGCTCGGCGCGACGTGTTGACGCAGGGCATCACTTACGAGCGAACTGGCGATCAGTACGATCAGTCTTTGTTCGCGCAGTTCGAAGCCGATGCCGACGATCTGATCGCCGTTGAGCACTCTCCGATGACGTACATCCGGGTCGATTCTAATACGATAGAACGACCGATCGCGGACACGCTGGATCACGCTGAACTGGTTGGCCTATTCGCCAAGCTGCCGCCGGACTTCAAGATCGAAACGCCCTTGGGGACTTATAATCCGGATTGGGCGGTAACGAGTATGGCAGCAGGACCAGCGATGCACCTGGTATCGGAGTCGAAAAGCGATTTCACCACGTTGCGTGACGACGAGAAAGCTAAAATCCAGTGCGGCGTAGCCCACTTTCAAGCGATTGGAGTAGAATATGTGAAGGCTGTCTCCGCCGAGGAGATCCTTGCAAAATTCACTCAGGAGAAATCCTAA
- a CDS encoding site-specific DNA-methyltransferase, with the protein MADKTNPVPRITRDNPAAHSGDVVAENVDALKALFPAIVTDGKVDFDVLRQLLGDAVEESPERYGLNWKGKARARAFALTPSFGTLRPTRARSKDWDATKNIMIEGDNLEVLKLLRKSYADKIKLIYIDPPYNTGNNLIYRNDFVAPLRAYEEAIGAIDGVGKRFSTIKRDSGRYHTDWLNAFYPQILLTRDLLKEDGVLVVTIDENELHNVITICEDVYPKGVFDIDVIAIVHNPRGVQGRNFSYTHEYAVIVYRKDTKVIADRQIDPNEVDWAPLRNWGGESERKDAKNCFYPVIVQNGQVVGFGDVSRDNFHPSQTENDGSVFYVYPIDRNGVERKWRYARQSVDSIKHMLRAKRTKTGYDIELGKTSGLQKSVWRDTRYDSNGYGTAILKELVPDSPFDFPKSLWAVYDIVESVLRDSTSEIVLDFFGGSGTTGHAVMELNSQQRTDHRYILVQIPEPIKSHPRFSTIAEVTEERLRRAGEKIKIKNPDTDIDSGFRVYRLATSNLKPWQPGDDLAADLLDATNNILPGRSEDDLLVELLLKTGIDLALPAETRTIADCAVHSLGGGALLVCLADVPAAQARALGDGIADWLDELAPTAPTTFFFKDSGFDAGGERAAEARANLAATLRHRRGNDAIEKLGAI; encoded by the coding sequence ATGGCTGACAAGACGAATCCTGTCCCCCGCATCACGCGCGACAATCCGGCAGCGCATAGCGGCGACGTGGTTGCGGAGAACGTAGACGCGCTTAAGGCTTTGTTCCCTGCGATCGTCACTGACGGTAAGGTCGATTTCGACGTGTTGCGCCAGTTACTCGGCGACGCAGTCGAGGAAAGCCCTGAACGCTATGGGTTAAATTGGAAGGGTAAGGCCCGCGCCCGCGCATTCGCTTTGACACCCAGCTTCGGTACTCTGCGTCCGACGAGGGCGCGCAGCAAGGATTGGGACGCTACCAAGAACATCATGATCGAAGGTGACAACCTCGAGGTGCTTAAACTCTTGCGCAAAAGTTATGCAGACAAAATAAAGCTTATATATATTGATCCCCCGTACAATACTGGAAACAATTTAATTTATCGTAACGATTTTGTCGCACCGCTTCGTGCATACGAGGAAGCCATCGGCGCAATAGACGGAGTGGGTAAGCGATTCAGTACCATTAAAAGAGACTCTGGCCGCTACCACACTGATTGGCTCAACGCTTTCTATCCTCAGATTTTGCTAACGCGCGACCTGCTGAAAGAAGATGGAGTCCTCGTTGTTACTATTGATGAGAACGAGCTGCATAACGTAATAACTATTTGTGAAGATGTTTACCCAAAAGGCGTTTTTGACATTGACGTCATAGCCATTGTACATAACCCTCGCGGAGTCCAGGGTAGAAACTTTTCTTATACTCACGAATATGCCGTGATAGTATACCGTAAAGACACAAAGGTAATTGCCGATCGACAGATCGATCCAAACGAGGTGGACTGGGCTCCCTTAAGAAACTGGGGCGGAGAATCTGAACGAAAGGACGCAAAAAACTGCTTCTATCCGGTGATCGTTCAAAATGGTCAGGTTGTTGGTTTCGGTGACGTGTCAAGGGATAACTTTCATCCTAGCCAAACGGAAAATGACGGATCGGTTTTTTATGTTTATCCAATAGATCGCAATGGTGTAGAACGAAAATGGCGGTATGCTCGTCAATCCGTTGATTCAATCAAGCATATGTTACGTGCGAAGCGCACCAAAACGGGATATGATATAGAACTAGGGAAAACATCTGGTCTCCAGAAGTCAGTATGGCGAGACACTCGATATGACTCGAATGGCTATGGGACAGCTATACTTAAAGAGCTTGTTCCGGATTCGCCTTTTGATTTTCCTAAAAGCCTTTGGGCTGTTTATGACATTGTTGAAAGTGTCTTGCGGGATTCGACGTCTGAGATCGTTCTGGACTTCTTCGGAGGTTCAGGAACAACTGGGCATGCGGTTATGGAGTTAAACTCTCAGCAAAGAACCGATCACCGATACATTTTAGTTCAGATTCCGGAACCCATAAAAAGTCATCCGCGATTCTCGACGATTGCAGAGGTGACAGAGGAACGACTTCGACGCGCCGGTGAGAAGATCAAAATCAAAAATCCTGATACCGATATCGACTCTGGTTTCCGTGTTTATCGACTTGCTACCTCGAACCTTAAGCCATGGCAGCCTGGCGATGACCTCGCCGCTGATCTGCTCGATGCGACCAATAACATCTTGCCTGGACGGAGTGAGGATGACCTTTTGGTAGAGCTGTTGCTCAAGACCGGGATCGACCTTGCCCTGCCAGCCGAGACACGAACAATCGCGGATTGCGCCGTTCATTCCTTAGGAGGCGGCGCGCTGCTGGTATGCTTGGCCGACGTGCCCGCGGCGCAGGCACGGGCGCTCGGCGACGGGATTGCCGACTGGCTTGACGAGCTGGCCCCAACCGCACCCACCACCTTCTTCTTCAAGGACAGCGGCTTTGACGCTGGTGGCGAACGTGCTGCCGAAGCACGCGCTAACTTAGCTGCCACTCTGCGGCATCGGCGCGGTAATGATGCGATCGAGAAGCTGGGCGCGATCTAA
- a CDS encoding IS3 family transposase (programmed frameshift) — translation MKKTRFSEEQIIAVLREQEAGMKTADVCRKHGISSATLYAWKAKYGGMDVSQARKLKVLEEENGRLKRLLADAMLDNAVLKEVAGKKLVKPAAQRKAVEHARQLFGISERRACTIFGVDRTSVRYAPRRSDDGDLRSRLREIAAERRRFGYRRLGIMLAREGLVMNHKKLLRLYREENLRVRRRRGRKRAMGTRAPMTLPQGPNQRWSLDFVSDTLISGRRIRILAVVDDFTRECLALVVDTSLSGARVARELDAIIAARGVPPLMIVSDNGTELTSLAILRWTQERPIEWHYIAPGKPQQNGYVESFNGRLRDECLNETLFVSLGHARSVLRLWRDDYNHVRPHSGVGGLTPADAARRVVQHRPEGHHTNPGLQL, via the exons GTGAAGAAGACCAGGTTCAGCGAGGAGCAGATCATCGCGGTGTTGCGCGAGCAGGAGGCCGGGATGAAGACGGCCGATGTGTGTCGCAAGCACGGGATCAGCAGCGCGACGCTGTATGCGTGGAAGGCCAAGTACGGCGGTATGGACGTGTCGCAGGCGCGCAAGCTGAAGGTGCTCGAGGAGGAGAATGGCCGGCTCAAACGGCTGCTGGCGGACGCCATGCTCGACAATGCCGTGCTGAAGGAAGTCGCGG GCAAAAAACTGGTGAAGCCCGCCGCTCAGCGGAAGGCTGTTGAGCATGCTCGGCAGCTGTTTGGCATCAGCGAGCGTCGGGCATGTACCATCTTCGGCGTGGACAGGACGTCGGTGCGCTACGCGCCCCGGCGTAGTGATGATGGCGACCTGCGGTCGCGGCTGCGTGAGATCGCGGCCGAACGTCGGCGCTTCGGCTACCGGCGGCTTGGCATCATGCTGGCCCGTGAAGGGCTGGTCATGAACCACAAGAAGCTGCTGCGGCTCTATCGCGAGGAGAACCTGCGGGTCAGGCGCCGGCGTGGCCGCAAGCGAGCGATGGGCACCCGAGCGCCGATGACGCTGCCGCAGGGTCCGAACCAGCGCTGGAGCCTCGACTTCGTCAGCGACACGCTGATCAGCGGCCGGCGCATCCGCATCCTGGCGGTGGTCGACGACTTCACGCGGGAGTGCCTAGCGCTGGTGGTCGATACCTCGCTGTCAGGCGCGCGTGTTGCTCGTGAGCTTGATGCCATTATCGCGGCTAGAGGCGTACCGCCGCTGATGATCGTGAGCGACAACGGCACCGAACTGACCAGCCTGGCGATCCTGAGATGGACGCAGGAGCGACCAATCGAGTGGCACTACATCGCGCCAGGCAAGCCGCAGCAGAACGGCTACGTCGAGAGCTTCAACGGCCGCCTACGTGACGAATGCCTCAACGAGACGCTGTTCGTGTCGCTCGGCCATGCCCGCTCGGTGCTGCGGCTCTGGCGCGACGACTACAACCATGTGCGCCCGCACAGCGGTGTTGGCGGGCTGACGCCCGCCGATGCTGCCAGGCGGGTTGTGCAACACCGCCCCGAGGGGCACCATACCAACCCCGGACTCCAGTTATGA